The following coding sequences lie in one Anolis carolinensis isolate JA03-04 unplaced genomic scaffold, rAnoCar3.1.pri scaffold_11, whole genome shotgun sequence genomic window:
- the otud7a gene encoding OTU domain-containing protein 7A isoform X2: MSCSLLPNPAAAAHIAAPLHDPMTLDMDAVLSDFVRSTGAEPGLARDLLEGKNWDLTAALSDYEQLRQVHTANLPQVFNEGKYPKQQQDREPSQPVNKSERPSLQRQDDIAQEKRLSRGISHASSAIVSLARSHMASECNNEHSPLEMPIYTFQLPDLSVYSEDFRSFIERDLIEQATMIALEQAGRLNWWSTVCTSCKRLLPLATTGDGNCLLHAASLGMWGFHDRDLVLRKALYTMMRSGAEREALKRRWRWQQTQQNKESGLVYTEEEWEREWNELLKLASSEPRTHFSKNGGTGGGVDNSEDPVYESLEEFHVFVLAHILRRPIVVVADTMLRDSGGEAFAPIPFGGIYLPLEVMPNRCHCSPLVLAYDQAHFSALVSMEQKDQQREQAVIPLTDSEHKLLPLHFAVDPGKDWEWGKDDNDNSKLANLILSLEAKLNLLHSYMNVTWIRIPSETRAPLAQPESPTASAGEDVQSLADSMDSDRDSICSNSNGNSGKNGKEKEKQRKEKEKNRADSVANKLGSLSKTLGIKLKKNMGGLGGLVHGKMSRANSGNGKNGEIIEKVKEKKSKSRKGSKEESGQSASTSPSEKTTPSPTEKASISPVEKMISKSPSDKQSDQWKYSTDVKLSLNILRAAMQGERKFIFAGLLLTSHRHQFHEEMIGYYLTSAQERFTAEQEQKRKEAEKKATLNGSVGRKLEQEAFSKEKLESSPQGRASPVLPQSHTTPLVLKFKDRTSPMLGSFSSPSNSAKRSGPIPVSAHYSHTPPVQRQSVIHLHDVNSKPSSFQDDTYKPVVGTLKTCATYPQQNRSLSSQSYSPARIAGIRTVNTVESLTYAMPTDHKSQTYTNGFNTSDIRDCLEYADEEAPQTWLNNDKNRGRSTVCPIYSIQQNHCKRENCSFYGRPETDNYCSYCYKEEIKRRERENKGHRH; the protein is encoded by the exons ATGTCTTGTAGCTTGCTGCCCAATCCTGCCGCGGCTGCACACATCGCAGCGCCTCTACATGATCCCATGACTCTTGATATGGACGCTGTCCTGTCAGACTTTGTTCGGTCCACGGGGGCAGAACCAGGTCTGGCAAGAGACTTGCTGGAAG GGAAAAACTGGGATTTGACTGCCGCTCTCAGTGACTATGAGCAGCTTAGACAGGTCCATACGGCCAACCTACCCCAGGTCTTCAATGAAGGAAAGTATCCCAAGCAGCAGCAAGACAGAGAGCCTTCCCAACCGGTGAACAAGAGCGAGCGGCCGTCTCTGCAAAGACAGGATGACATTGCGCAAG AAAAGAGGCTCTCCAGAGGGATTTCTCACGCCAGCTCAGCAATAGTTTCCCTTGCCCGGTCCCACATGGCCAGCGAATGCAACAATGAACACTCCCCCCTGGAAATGCCCATCTACACATTCCAGCTCCCCGACCTGAGCGTTTACAGCGAGGACTTCCGGAGCTTCATCGAAAGGGATTTGATTGAGCAGGCGACCATGATTGCTCTGGAACAAGCTG GTCGTCTGAACTGGTGGTCTACTGTATGTACGAGTTGTAAACGGCTGCTCCCATTGGCAACTACGGGTGACGGAAACTGCCTATTACATGCTGCTTCTTTAG GAATGTGGGGTTTTCACGACAGGGACCTTGTGCTACGGAAAGCCCTCTACACCATGATGCGCAGCGGGGCCGAAAGGGAAGCGCTGAAGAGAAGGTGGAGGTGGCAGCAGACGCAGCAGAACAAAGAG TCGGGGTTAGTTTACACAGAAGAAGAATGGGAGCGGGAATGGAACGAACTGCTCAAGTTGGCTTCGAGCGAACCACGCACCCATTTCAGCAAAAATGGAGGCACCGGTGGAGG AGTTGACAATTCGGAAGATCCGGTGTATGAGAGCCTAGAAGAGTTCCACGTTTTTGTTCTAGCACATATATTAAGGCGGCCGATTGTGGTGGTTGCAGACACCATGTTGCGCGACTCTGGAGGCGAAG CATTTGCACCCATTCCATTTGGTGGGATTTACTTGCCTTTGGAAGTCATGCCCAACCGATGCCATTGTTCGCCCCTCGTCCTGGCCTACGATCAAGCGCACTTCTCTGCCCTCGTGTCCATGGAGCAAAAAGATCAACAGAGGGAACAAG CGGTGATTCCCTTGACTGACTCTGAACACAAGTTACTGCCTTTGCACTTTGCGGTTGATCCAGGGAAGGACTGGGAGTGGGGGAAGGATGACAATGATAACTCCAAGCTGGCCAA tTTGATTCTGTCTCTGGAGGCCAAACTTAACCTTCTGCACAGTTACATGAATGTAACCTGGATACGCATACCGTCGGAAACACGG GCTCCCTTGGCTCAGCCAGAATCCCCAACTGCGTCGGCAGGAGAGGACGTTCAGTCTCTTGCCGATTCCATGGACTCCGACAGAGATTCCATCTGCAGTAATTCTAACGGCAATAGTGGCAAAAacgggaaagagaaagaaaaacaacggaaggagaaagaaaaaaaccgcGCCGATTCAGTGGCCAACAAACTTGGGAGTCTCAGCAAAACGCTGGGCATCAAGCTAAAGAAGAACATGGGCGGGCTCGGGGGGCTCGTGCATGGCAAAATGAGCCGGGCGAATTCAGGAAACGGGAAGAACGGGGAGATCATCGAGAAGGTCAAAGAGAAGAAGTCCAAGTCCCGCAAGGGGAGCAAGGAGGAATCCGGCCAGTCTGCGAGCACCTCCCCCTCCGAAAAGACCACCCCCTCCCCCACCGAAAAGGCAAGCATCTCGCCGGTTGAAAAAATGATCTCCAAATCCCCGTCGGATAAGCAGTCGGACCAGTGGAAGTACAGCACTGACGTGAAGCTGAGCCTCAACATTTTGAGGGCCGCCATGCAAGGGGAGCGGAAATTCATTTTTGCTGGCCTCCTCCTGACCAGCCATCGGCACCAGTTCCACGAGGAGATGATCGGCTATTACTTGACCAGTGCCCAGGAACGCTTCACGGCTGAACAAgagcagaagaggaaggaggcgGAGAAGAAGGCCACGCTCAACGGGTCGGTCGGCCGGAAGCTGGAGCAAGAAGCCTTCTCGAAAGAGAAGCTGGAATCATCTCCTCAGGGAAGGGCATCACCCGTCTTGCCTCAAAGCCATACGACTCCACTGGTTTTAAAGTTCAAAGACCGCACTAGTCCCATGCTGGGGTCATTTTCCTCACCGAGCAACAGCGCCAAGAGAAGCGGACCCATCCCGGTATCTGCCCACTATAGCCATACGCCCCCCGTTCAACGGCAGAGTGTCATCCACTTGCATGACGTCAACTCCAAGCCATCCAGCTTCCAAGACGATACCTACAAGCCAGTGGTCGGTACCTTAAAAACGTGTGCCACGTACCCCCAACAGAACCGGTCGTTGTCTTCGCAGAGTTACAGCCCGGCCCGGATAGCAGGCATCCGCACGGTCAACACGGTGGAGTCGCTGACCTACGCCATGCCTACGGACCACAAGTCGCAAACGTATACCAACGGGTTCAATACCAGCGACATCCGAGACTGCTTAGAATACGCCGACGAGGAGGCCCCTCAGACCTGGTTAAACAATGACAAAAACCGAGGCCGGAGCACCGTTTGCCCCATCTATTCCATCCAGCAGAACCACTGCAAGAGGGAGAACTGCTCCTTCTACGGCCGCCCGGAGACTGACAACTATTGCTCCTACTGCTACAAGGAGGAGATCAAACGCAGGGAGCGAGAAAACAAGGGCCATCGACATTAA
- the otud7a gene encoding OTU domain-containing protein 7A isoform X1: protein MLLLLLLMIGEHFSDYLGNHSSPFPLYGAKFGLDTEVTISFISFILSLGNQSTLWCRSKGLCQTCCQVASGLDCDATVRQVALQWVQASQGYPFKEEGTNDWQSAYPFNMRSISTLGIAVGIMFLLLLIAMIIMLRTEAPIKLCKSLGMLVSRTSLTKEPSPPQTAFEESDKEPDQAWKENCTPSSSSPSMEESGSEHGPSEEEEKEEQKEKEENLNTNDSGASRWMSCSLLPNPAAAAHIAAPLHDPMTLDMDAVLSDFVRSTGAEPGLARDLLEGKNWDLTAALSDYEQLRQVHTANLPQVFNEGKYPKQQQDREPSQPVNKSERPSLQRQDDIAQEKRLSRGISHASSAIVSLARSHMASECNNEHSPLEMPIYTFQLPDLSVYSEDFRSFIERDLIEQATMIALEQAGRLNWWSTVCTSCKRLLPLATTGDGNCLLHAASLGMWGFHDRDLVLRKALYTMMRSGAEREALKRRWRWQQTQQNKESGLVYTEEEWEREWNELLKLASSEPRTHFSKNGGTGGGVDNSEDPVYESLEEFHVFVLAHILRRPIVVVADTMLRDSGGEAFAPIPFGGIYLPLEVMPNRCHCSPLVLAYDQAHFSALVSMEQKDQQREQAVIPLTDSEHKLLPLHFAVDPGKDWEWGKDDNDNSKLANLILSLEAKLNLLHSYMNVTWIRIPSETRAPLAQPESPTASAGEDVQSLADSMDSDRDSICSNSNGNSGKNGKEKEKQRKEKEKNRADSVANKLGSLSKTLGIKLKKNMGGLGGLVHGKMSRANSGNGKNGEIIEKVKEKKSKSRKGSKEESGQSASTSPSEKTTPSPTEKASISPVEKMISKSPSDKQSDQWKYSTDVKLSLNILRAAMQGERKFIFAGLLLTSHRHQFHEEMIGYYLTSAQERFTAEQEQKRKEAEKKATLNGSVGRKLEQEAFSKEKLESSPQGRASPVLPQSHTTPLVLKFKDRTSPMLGSFSSPSNSAKRSGPIPVSAHYSHTPPVQRQSVIHLHDVNSKPSSFQDDTYKPVVGTLKTCATYPQQNRSLSSQSYSPARIAGIRTVNTVESLTYAMPTDHKSQTYTNGFNTSDIRDCLEYADEEAPQTWLNNDKNRGRSTVCPIYSIQQNHCKRENCSFYGRPETDNYCSYCYKEEIKRRERENKGHRH from the exons atgttattgttgttgttgttaatgataGGAGAGCATTTCAGTGATTATCTTGGAAATCATTCGTCCCCCTTCCCCCTTTACGGTGCAAAGTTTGGACTAGACACAGAAGTGACTATtagttttattagttttattCTGTCACTAGGGAACCAATCAACTCTTTGGTGTAGAAGTAAAGGGTTATGTCAGACATGTTGTCAGGTTGCTTCTGGCCTTGATTGTGATGCAACCGTGAGACAAGTCGCGCTGCAATGGGTCCAGGCCTCTCAAGGCTATCCTTTCAAAGAGGAAGGAACCAATGACTGGCAGTCAGCCTATCCTTTCAATATGAGAAGCATCAGCACCCTGGGAATTGCAGTGGGGATCATGTTCCTCCTTCTACTGATTGCTATGATTATTATGCTCAGGACGGAGGCCCCAATAAAGCTCTGTAAAAGTCTGGGGATGCTAGTGAGTCGTACCTCTCTAACAAAAGAACCGTCACCACCCCAAACTGCTTTTGAGGAAAGCGATAAAGAGCCAGATCAAGCTTGGAAGGAAAACTGTACTCCTAGTAGTAGTTCTCCTTCGATGGAAGAGAGTGGTTCTGAACATGGCCCttcggaggaggaagagaaagaggagcagaaggagaaggaagaaaacttGAATACAAATGATAGCGGAGCATCTAg atggATGTCTTGTAGCTTGCTGCCCAATCCTGCCGCGGCTGCACACATCGCAGCGCCTCTACATGATCCCATGACTCTTGATATGGACGCTGTCCTGTCAGACTTTGTTCGGTCCACGGGGGCAGAACCAGGTCTGGCAAGAGACTTGCTGGAAG GGAAAAACTGGGATTTGACTGCCGCTCTCAGTGACTATGAGCAGCTTAGACAGGTCCATACGGCCAACCTACCCCAGGTCTTCAATGAAGGAAAGTATCCCAAGCAGCAGCAAGACAGAGAGCCTTCCCAACCGGTGAACAAGAGCGAGCGGCCGTCTCTGCAAAGACAGGATGACATTGCGCAAG AAAAGAGGCTCTCCAGAGGGATTTCTCACGCCAGCTCAGCAATAGTTTCCCTTGCCCGGTCCCACATGGCCAGCGAATGCAACAATGAACACTCCCCCCTGGAAATGCCCATCTACACATTCCAGCTCCCCGACCTGAGCGTTTACAGCGAGGACTTCCGGAGCTTCATCGAAAGGGATTTGATTGAGCAGGCGACCATGATTGCTCTGGAACAAGCTG GTCGTCTGAACTGGTGGTCTACTGTATGTACGAGTTGTAAACGGCTGCTCCCATTGGCAACTACGGGTGACGGAAACTGCCTATTACATGCTGCTTCTTTAG GAATGTGGGGTTTTCACGACAGGGACCTTGTGCTACGGAAAGCCCTCTACACCATGATGCGCAGCGGGGCCGAAAGGGAAGCGCTGAAGAGAAGGTGGAGGTGGCAGCAGACGCAGCAGAACAAAGAG TCGGGGTTAGTTTACACAGAAGAAGAATGGGAGCGGGAATGGAACGAACTGCTCAAGTTGGCTTCGAGCGAACCACGCACCCATTTCAGCAAAAATGGAGGCACCGGTGGAGG AGTTGACAATTCGGAAGATCCGGTGTATGAGAGCCTAGAAGAGTTCCACGTTTTTGTTCTAGCACATATATTAAGGCGGCCGATTGTGGTGGTTGCAGACACCATGTTGCGCGACTCTGGAGGCGAAG CATTTGCACCCATTCCATTTGGTGGGATTTACTTGCCTTTGGAAGTCATGCCCAACCGATGCCATTGTTCGCCCCTCGTCCTGGCCTACGATCAAGCGCACTTCTCTGCCCTCGTGTCCATGGAGCAAAAAGATCAACAGAGGGAACAAG CGGTGATTCCCTTGACTGACTCTGAACACAAGTTACTGCCTTTGCACTTTGCGGTTGATCCAGGGAAGGACTGGGAGTGGGGGAAGGATGACAATGATAACTCCAAGCTGGCCAA tTTGATTCTGTCTCTGGAGGCCAAACTTAACCTTCTGCACAGTTACATGAATGTAACCTGGATACGCATACCGTCGGAAACACGG GCTCCCTTGGCTCAGCCAGAATCCCCAACTGCGTCGGCAGGAGAGGACGTTCAGTCTCTTGCCGATTCCATGGACTCCGACAGAGATTCCATCTGCAGTAATTCTAACGGCAATAGTGGCAAAAacgggaaagagaaagaaaaacaacggaaggagaaagaaaaaaaccgcGCCGATTCAGTGGCCAACAAACTTGGGAGTCTCAGCAAAACGCTGGGCATCAAGCTAAAGAAGAACATGGGCGGGCTCGGGGGGCTCGTGCATGGCAAAATGAGCCGGGCGAATTCAGGAAACGGGAAGAACGGGGAGATCATCGAGAAGGTCAAAGAGAAGAAGTCCAAGTCCCGCAAGGGGAGCAAGGAGGAATCCGGCCAGTCTGCGAGCACCTCCCCCTCCGAAAAGACCACCCCCTCCCCCACCGAAAAGGCAAGCATCTCGCCGGTTGAAAAAATGATCTCCAAATCCCCGTCGGATAAGCAGTCGGACCAGTGGAAGTACAGCACTGACGTGAAGCTGAGCCTCAACATTTTGAGGGCCGCCATGCAAGGGGAGCGGAAATTCATTTTTGCTGGCCTCCTCCTGACCAGCCATCGGCACCAGTTCCACGAGGAGATGATCGGCTATTACTTGACCAGTGCCCAGGAACGCTTCACGGCTGAACAAgagcagaagaggaaggaggcgGAGAAGAAGGCCACGCTCAACGGGTCGGTCGGCCGGAAGCTGGAGCAAGAAGCCTTCTCGAAAGAGAAGCTGGAATCATCTCCTCAGGGAAGGGCATCACCCGTCTTGCCTCAAAGCCATACGACTCCACTGGTTTTAAAGTTCAAAGACCGCACTAGTCCCATGCTGGGGTCATTTTCCTCACCGAGCAACAGCGCCAAGAGAAGCGGACCCATCCCGGTATCTGCCCACTATAGCCATACGCCCCCCGTTCAACGGCAGAGTGTCATCCACTTGCATGACGTCAACTCCAAGCCATCCAGCTTCCAAGACGATACCTACAAGCCAGTGGTCGGTACCTTAAAAACGTGTGCCACGTACCCCCAACAGAACCGGTCGTTGTCTTCGCAGAGTTACAGCCCGGCCCGGATAGCAGGCATCCGCACGGTCAACACGGTGGAGTCGCTGACCTACGCCATGCCTACGGACCACAAGTCGCAAACGTATACCAACGGGTTCAATACCAGCGACATCCGAGACTGCTTAGAATACGCCGACGAGGAGGCCCCTCAGACCTGGTTAAACAATGACAAAAACCGAGGCCGGAGCACCGTTTGCCCCATCTATTCCATCCAGCAGAACCACTGCAAGAGGGAGAACTGCTCCTTCTACGGCCGCCCGGAGACTGACAACTATTGCTCCTACTGCTACAAGGAGGAGATCAAACGCAGGGAGCGAGAAAACAAGGGCCATCGACATTAA
- the otud7a gene encoding OTU domain-containing protein 7A isoform X3 — translation MLLLLLLMIGEHFSDYLGNHSSPFPLYGAKFGLDTEVTISFISFILSLGNQSTLWCRSKGLCQTCCQVASGLDCDATVRQVALQWVQASQGYPFKEEGTNDWQSAYPFNMRSISTLGIAVGIMFLLLLIAMIIMLRTEAPIKLCKSLGMLVSRTSLTKEPSPPQTAFEESDKEPDQAWKENCTPSSSSPSMEESGSEHGPSEEEEKEEQKEKEENLNTNDSGASRWMSCSLLPNPAAAAHIAAPLHDPMTLDMDAVLSDFVRSTGAEPGLARDLLEGKNWDLTAALSDYEQLRQVHTANLPQVFNEGKYPKQQQDREPSQPVNKSERPSLQRQDDIAQEKRLSRGISHASSAIVSLARSHMASECNNEHSPLEMPIYTFQLPDLSVYSEDFRSFIERDLIEQATMIALEQAGRLNWWSTVCTSCKRLLPLATTGDGNCLLHAASLGMWGFHDRDLVLRKALYTMMRSGAEREALKRRWRWQQTQQNKESGLVYTEEEWEREWNELLKLASSEPRTHFSKNGGTGGGVDNSEDPVYESLEEFHVFVLAHILRRPIVVVADTMLRDSGGEAFAPIPFGGIYLPLEVMPNRCHCSPLVLAYDQAHFSALVSMEQKDQQREQGSLGSARIPNCVGRRGRSVSCRFHGLRQRFHLQ, via the exons atgttattgttgttgttgttaatgataGGAGAGCATTTCAGTGATTATCTTGGAAATCATTCGTCCCCCTTCCCCCTTTACGGTGCAAAGTTTGGACTAGACACAGAAGTGACTATtagttttattagttttattCTGTCACTAGGGAACCAATCAACTCTTTGGTGTAGAAGTAAAGGGTTATGTCAGACATGTTGTCAGGTTGCTTCTGGCCTTGATTGTGATGCAACCGTGAGACAAGTCGCGCTGCAATGGGTCCAGGCCTCTCAAGGCTATCCTTTCAAAGAGGAAGGAACCAATGACTGGCAGTCAGCCTATCCTTTCAATATGAGAAGCATCAGCACCCTGGGAATTGCAGTGGGGATCATGTTCCTCCTTCTACTGATTGCTATGATTATTATGCTCAGGACGGAGGCCCCAATAAAGCTCTGTAAAAGTCTGGGGATGCTAGTGAGTCGTACCTCTCTAACAAAAGAACCGTCACCACCCCAAACTGCTTTTGAGGAAAGCGATAAAGAGCCAGATCAAGCTTGGAAGGAAAACTGTACTCCTAGTAGTAGTTCTCCTTCGATGGAAGAGAGTGGTTCTGAACATGGCCCttcggaggaggaagagaaagaggagcagaaggagaaggaagaaaacttGAATACAAATGATAGCGGAGCATCTAg atggATGTCTTGTAGCTTGCTGCCCAATCCTGCCGCGGCTGCACACATCGCAGCGCCTCTACATGATCCCATGACTCTTGATATGGACGCTGTCCTGTCAGACTTTGTTCGGTCCACGGGGGCAGAACCAGGTCTGGCAAGAGACTTGCTGGAAG GGAAAAACTGGGATTTGACTGCCGCTCTCAGTGACTATGAGCAGCTTAGACAGGTCCATACGGCCAACCTACCCCAGGTCTTCAATGAAGGAAAGTATCCCAAGCAGCAGCAAGACAGAGAGCCTTCCCAACCGGTGAACAAGAGCGAGCGGCCGTCTCTGCAAAGACAGGATGACATTGCGCAAG AAAAGAGGCTCTCCAGAGGGATTTCTCACGCCAGCTCAGCAATAGTTTCCCTTGCCCGGTCCCACATGGCCAGCGAATGCAACAATGAACACTCCCCCCTGGAAATGCCCATCTACACATTCCAGCTCCCCGACCTGAGCGTTTACAGCGAGGACTTCCGGAGCTTCATCGAAAGGGATTTGATTGAGCAGGCGACCATGATTGCTCTGGAACAAGCTG GTCGTCTGAACTGGTGGTCTACTGTATGTACGAGTTGTAAACGGCTGCTCCCATTGGCAACTACGGGTGACGGAAACTGCCTATTACATGCTGCTTCTTTAG GAATGTGGGGTTTTCACGACAGGGACCTTGTGCTACGGAAAGCCCTCTACACCATGATGCGCAGCGGGGCCGAAAGGGAAGCGCTGAAGAGAAGGTGGAGGTGGCAGCAGACGCAGCAGAACAAAGAG TCGGGGTTAGTTTACACAGAAGAAGAATGGGAGCGGGAATGGAACGAACTGCTCAAGTTGGCTTCGAGCGAACCACGCACCCATTTCAGCAAAAATGGAGGCACCGGTGGAGG AGTTGACAATTCGGAAGATCCGGTGTATGAGAGCCTAGAAGAGTTCCACGTTTTTGTTCTAGCACATATATTAAGGCGGCCGATTGTGGTGGTTGCAGACACCATGTTGCGCGACTCTGGAGGCGAAG CATTTGCACCCATTCCATTTGGTGGGATTTACTTGCCTTTGGAAGTCATGCCCAACCGATGCCATTGTTCGCCCCTCGTCCTGGCCTACGATCAAGCGCACTTCTCTGCCCTCGTGTCCATGGAGCAAAAAGATCAACAGAGGGAACAAG GCTCCCTTGGCTCAGCCAGAATCCCCAACTGCGTCGGCAGGAGAGGACGTTCAGTCTCTTGCCGATTCCATGGACTCCGACAGAGATTCCATCTGCAGTAA
- the otud7a gene encoding OTU domain-containing protein 7A isoform X4, translating into MLLLLLLMIGEHFSDYLGNHSSPFPLYGAKFGLDTEVTISFISFILSLGNQSTLWCRSKGLCQTCCQVASGLDCDATVRQVALQWVQASQGYPFKEEGTNDWQSAYPFNMRSISTLGIAVGIMFLLLLIAMIIMLRTEAPIKLCKSLGMLVSRTSLTKEPSPPQTAFEESDKEPDQAWKENCTPSSSSPSMEESGSEHGPSEEEEKEEQKEKEENLNTNDSGASRWMSCSLLPNPAAAAHIAAPLHDPMTLDMDAVLSDFVRSTGAEPGLARDLLEGKNWDLTAALSDYEQLRQVHTANLPQVFNEGKYPKQQQDREPSQPVNKSERPSLQRQDDIAQEKRLSRGISHASSAIVSLARSHMASECNNEHSPLEMPIYTFQLPDLSVYSEDFRSFIERDLIEQATMIALEQAGRLNWWSTVCTSCKRLLPLATTGDGNCLLHAASLGMWGFHDRDLVLRKALYTMMRSGAEREALKRRWRWQQTQQNKESGLVYTEEEWEREWNELLKLASSEPRTHFSKNGGTGGGVDNSEDPVYESLEEFHVFVLAHILRRPIVVVADTMLRDSGGEAFAPIPFGGIYLPLEVMPNRCHCSPLVLAYDQAHFSALVSMEQKDQQREQARPRAAFVERPRPSRVPGPRTGGRYAR; encoded by the exons atgttattgttgttgttgttaatgataGGAGAGCATTTCAGTGATTATCTTGGAAATCATTCGTCCCCCTTCCCCCTTTACGGTGCAAAGTTTGGACTAGACACAGAAGTGACTATtagttttattagttttattCTGTCACTAGGGAACCAATCAACTCTTTGGTGTAGAAGTAAAGGGTTATGTCAGACATGTTGTCAGGTTGCTTCTGGCCTTGATTGTGATGCAACCGTGAGACAAGTCGCGCTGCAATGGGTCCAGGCCTCTCAAGGCTATCCTTTCAAAGAGGAAGGAACCAATGACTGGCAGTCAGCCTATCCTTTCAATATGAGAAGCATCAGCACCCTGGGAATTGCAGTGGGGATCATGTTCCTCCTTCTACTGATTGCTATGATTATTATGCTCAGGACGGAGGCCCCAATAAAGCTCTGTAAAAGTCTGGGGATGCTAGTGAGTCGTACCTCTCTAACAAAAGAACCGTCACCACCCCAAACTGCTTTTGAGGAAAGCGATAAAGAGCCAGATCAAGCTTGGAAGGAAAACTGTACTCCTAGTAGTAGTTCTCCTTCGATGGAAGAGAGTGGTTCTGAACATGGCCCttcggaggaggaagagaaagaggagcagaaggagaaggaagaaaacttGAATACAAATGATAGCGGAGCATCTAg atggATGTCTTGTAGCTTGCTGCCCAATCCTGCCGCGGCTGCACACATCGCAGCGCCTCTACATGATCCCATGACTCTTGATATGGACGCTGTCCTGTCAGACTTTGTTCGGTCCACGGGGGCAGAACCAGGTCTGGCAAGAGACTTGCTGGAAG GGAAAAACTGGGATTTGACTGCCGCTCTCAGTGACTATGAGCAGCTTAGACAGGTCCATACGGCCAACCTACCCCAGGTCTTCAATGAAGGAAAGTATCCCAAGCAGCAGCAAGACAGAGAGCCTTCCCAACCGGTGAACAAGAGCGAGCGGCCGTCTCTGCAAAGACAGGATGACATTGCGCAAG AAAAGAGGCTCTCCAGAGGGATTTCTCACGCCAGCTCAGCAATAGTTTCCCTTGCCCGGTCCCACATGGCCAGCGAATGCAACAATGAACACTCCCCCCTGGAAATGCCCATCTACACATTCCAGCTCCCCGACCTGAGCGTTTACAGCGAGGACTTCCGGAGCTTCATCGAAAGGGATTTGATTGAGCAGGCGACCATGATTGCTCTGGAACAAGCTG GTCGTCTGAACTGGTGGTCTACTGTATGTACGAGTTGTAAACGGCTGCTCCCATTGGCAACTACGGGTGACGGAAACTGCCTATTACATGCTGCTTCTTTAG GAATGTGGGGTTTTCACGACAGGGACCTTGTGCTACGGAAAGCCCTCTACACCATGATGCGCAGCGGGGCCGAAAGGGAAGCGCTGAAGAGAAGGTGGAGGTGGCAGCAGACGCAGCAGAACAAAGAG TCGGGGTTAGTTTACACAGAAGAAGAATGGGAGCGGGAATGGAACGAACTGCTCAAGTTGGCTTCGAGCGAACCACGCACCCATTTCAGCAAAAATGGAGGCACCGGTGGAGG AGTTGACAATTCGGAAGATCCGGTGTATGAGAGCCTAGAAGAGTTCCACGTTTTTGTTCTAGCACATATATTAAGGCGGCCGATTGTGGTGGTTGCAGACACCATGTTGCGCGACTCTGGAGGCGAAG CATTTGCACCCATTCCATTTGGTGGGATTTACTTGCCTTTGGAAGTCATGCCCAACCGATGCCATTGTTCGCCCCTCGTCCTGGCCTACGATCAAGCGCACTTCTCTGCCCTCGTGTCCATGGAGCAAAAAGATCAACAGAGGGAACAAG